GCGGCTCCCGCGGCTCCCGCACCGCCCCCGACGCGCCCCGGCGCCTGTCCCCGCGCCGCTGGTGGCGCGAGGTCGGCTGGCGGCACGTCGTCGCCCTCGTGGCGCTCGTGTTCGCGATCCTCCCGATCCTCTACATCGTCTCGTCGTCGCTGAACCCCAGCGGGTCGCTCACCGGGTCGAACCGGCTGTTCGGCACGGTGGCGGCCGACAACTACGTCGACCTGTTCACCGACCCCGTCCACCCGTACGCGAAGTGGTTCGTCAACACCCTCGTCATCGCGGGCGTCACGGCGGTCGGCACCGTGTTCCTCGGGGCGTGCGCGGCGTACGCGTTCTCGCGGTTCCGGTTCCGGGGGCGCCGCGGCGGGCTGCTGTCGCTGCTGCTGATCCAGATGTTCCCGCAGCTGCTGGCGTACGTGGCGATCTTCCTGCTCATGGTCATGCTGCGGGACCTGTTCCCCGCCATCGGCCTGGGCAGCCGGCTCGGCCTGATCCTCGTCTACCTGGGCGGGGCGCTCGGGGTGAACACGTACCTCATGTACGGGTTCTTCAACACGGTCCCGCGCGAGCTGGACGAGGCCGCGACCCTGGACGGCGCGAGCCACGCGCAGACGTTCTTCACGATCATCCTGCGGCTCGTCGCGCCGATCCTCGCGGTGGTCGGCCTGCTGTCGTTCGTCGGCACGTTCTCCGACTTCCTCATCGCGTCGATCGTGCTCGTCGACCCGGACAAGCAGACGCTGGCGGTCGGCCTCTACCAGTACGTCAGCCAGCGGTTCTCGGAGTACTGGGGCGTGTTCGCCGCGGGGGCCGTGCTGGCCGCCGTGCCCGTGATCCTGCTGTTCCAGTTCCTCCAGCGCTACATCGTGTCCGGCCTCACCGCCGGCTCCGTGAAGGGATGAGCATGGCCACCACGACCACCGTCCCGTCGCCCGCCCGGCGCCGCGACGCCCGCCCGGCGGGCCACCTGCTGGACGTCCCGCACCACGACGGCAGCGAGCTGTTCGCCCCGCAGGAGGTCCCGGCGCTGGGCGACGTCGTCCCGGTGCGGCTGCGGGTGCCCGCCGGCACGCCCGAGCGCGGCGTGTGGGTGCGCACCGTCCGGGACGCCGAGCCGCACATCGTGCCCGCGCGCCTCGACCGCGAGGAGGGCGGCGAGCGCTGGTACGTCGCCGAGGTGCCGGTGCACAACCCGGTGACGTCCTACCGCTGGCTGCTCGACGAGCCCGGGGGCTACCGCTGGCTGACCGGGCGGGGGGCGTTCGACCGGGACGTCACCGACGCGGGCGACTTCCGGCTGACCGTGCACCCCGGCGCGCCCGCGTGGGTGTCGGACGCGGTGGTCTACCAGATCTTCCCGGACCGGTTCGCGCGGTCCGGGACCGAGCGGGCGCTGCCCGACTGGGCCGTGCCCGCGGCGTGGGACGAGGAGCCGGTCGGGCGCGGCCCGGTCACGCCGGTGCAGCTCTACGGCGGCGACCTGCTGGGCGTCGAGCAGCGCCTCGACCACCTGCAGCGGCTCGGCGTCGACACCGTGTACCTGACGCCCGTGTTCCCGTCCCGGTCGAACCACCGGTACGACGCGTCGACGTTCGGGCACGTGGACCCGCTGCTGGGCGGCGACGAGGCGCTGGCCTCGCTGAGCAGGGCGCTGCACGGCCGCGGGATGCGGCTGGTCGGCGACCTCACGACGAACCACACCGGCGACGCCCACGAGTGGTTCCGGCGGGCCTGCGCCGACCCCGGGGCCCCGGAGCGGGAGTTCTACTACTGGGACGACTCGGAGCGCGGGTACGCGGCCTGGCTCGACGTGCCGTCGCTGCCCAAGCTGTCCTACCGGTCGCGCGAGCTGGCCCGCCGCCTGGTGGACGGCCCGGACTCCGTGATCGCCCGGTGGCTGGCCGAGCCGTACGCCCTGGACGGCTGGCGCATCGACGTCGCGAACATGACCGGCCGGTTCGGCGGGGACGACTTCGCGCACGCCGTCGCCCGGGCCGTGCGCGCCACGATGGCGGCCGCCAACCCCGACGCGGTGCTGGTCAGCGAGCACTTCCACGACGCCGGCGGCGACCTCACCGGTGCCGGCTGGCACGCGAACATGAACTACGGGGCGTTCACCAAGCCGGTGTGGACGTGGCTGGTGGACCCGGCCACCACGCTCGACTTCCTCGGCATCCCGACGACGATCCCGCGCCGCACCGGGCCGTCCGCGGTCGCCACGATGCGGGAGTTCGACTCCACCGTGCCGTGGCGGGTGACGCGCTCGCAGTGGAACATGCTCGGCTCGCACGACACGCCGCGGCTGCGGACGGTGGTCGGCAGCCGCGAGCTGGTCGAGGTCGCCGCGGGGCTGCTGTTCACCTACCCCGGGACCCCGGCGCTGTTCGCGGGCGACGAGGGCGGGCTGACCGGCTGGAACGGCGAGAACGCCCGCGTGCCCATGCCCTGGGACGCCATCGAGGGCCGCGACCCCGGCCGTGGTCCCCGGTGGGACGCCGCGACGTTCGACGTCTACCGGCGCCTCATCGCCCTGCGCCGGTCCAGTCGCGCGCTGCGCGAGGGCGGCCTGCGCTGGGCCGTCGTCGAGGACGACGCCGTCGCGTACCTGCGGGAGACCGCGGACGAGCGGGTGCTGGTGCTCGCGGCGCGTGCGCCCTGGCGCGGGGCGACCCTGCCCGGGCGTCTCGCGTCCGGCGCGGAGAACCTCTACGGCGGCGCCGACCTGCGCGTCGACGCCGACGGGCTGCACCTGCCCGGCGACGGTCCCGGCGTGCAGGTCTGGCGGCTGGCGTGACCCCGGACCCGGGCGCCGGCCCCGTCGTCACGCCCGAGCGGCTGGTCGACGACCTGCGGGCGCTCGGGGTCCGGCCCGGGGGCGTGCTGCTGGCGCACGTCAGCCTGTCCTCGCTCGGGCGGGTGGTCGGGGGCGCCGAGGCGGTGGCGCTCGCGCTCGAGACCGCGCTCGGACCGGACGGCACGCTCGTGGTGCCGACCCAGAGCTGGCAGCTCTGCGACCCGGCGTACCTGGCGGACCCGGGCGTGCCGCGCGCCGCCTGGGAGGCGGTCCGTGCGGCGCTGCCGCCGTACGACCCGCGGACCACGCCGAGCCGGTCGATGGGTGCCGTCGCGGAGGCGGTGCGCACCCGGCCCGGCACGCTGCGGTCCGGGCACCCGCACCGGTCGTTCGCCGCGCGCGGGCCGCTGGCCGCCGAGGTCGTCGCGCGCCACGACCTGGACGACCCGGTCGGGGAGGGGTCGCCGCTGCAGGCCGTCCACCGGCGCGACGGCCAGGTGCTGCTGCTCGGGGTGGACCACGACAAGAACACCTCGCTGCACCTCGCCGAGGCGCGCTCCGGCACGGCGAGCGCCCGCGTCCCGAACGCGGCCCCGCTGCTCGAGCGGGGCCGCCGGGTGTGGGTGCCGTTCACCGAGCCCGTGGTGGACGACAGCGACTTCGTCGCGGCCGGCCGGGACTTCGCGGCGGCCGGGGGCGAGCGCACCGGTGCCGTCGGCCGGGCCACGGCGCGGCTCATGGACCAGCGGGCGCTCGTCGCCCACGCGGCCGCCTGGTTCGCGCGCACCCGGCCGGCGCGTGCGGGCGGGGCCGACGGCGTGGGACCGGGTGCCGGGCGAGGCTGACCCGCCCGCCGGGACACCGCCCGCCCGGCGTGCCGCCTGCCCGCGCCGCCGCCCGCGCGGGGCGCCGCCCGCCCGGGGCCCGGCCTCTCGCGGCCGCTCGATAGGCTGGGCCCGTGACCCCTGACCAGCCCGACGGCTACGTGGACGCCGACCGGGAGCGGTGGGTCGCGGAGGCGCCCAAGTCGCGGTCCCGGACGCCGTTCGAGCGCGACCGCGCCCGCCTGGTGCACTCCTCGGCGCTGCGCCGGCTCGGCGCGAAGACGCAGGTCCTCGGCCCCTCGACCGACGACTTCGTGCGGACCCGCCTGACGCACACCCTGGAGGTCGCGCAGGTCGGGCGCGAGATCGGCAAGACGCTCGGGTGCGACCCGGACGTCGTCGACACCGCGTGCCTCGCGCACGACCTCGGGCACCCGCCGTTCGGGCACAACGGCGAGCGGGCGCTCGCGCACCTGGCGCGCGACATCGGCGGGTTCGAGGGCAACGCCCAGACGCTGCGGCTGCTGACCCGGCTCGAGCCGAAGGTCGTGGCGGACGGCGTCGCGGTGGGGCTCAACCTCACGCGCGCGAGCCTCGACGCCTCGGTGAAGTACCCGTGGGGCCTGGGGGAGGGCCCGCTGTCGGCGACCGGCCGCCCCACGCACAAGTTCGGCGTCTACGCGGACGACCTGCCGGTGTTCACGTGGCTGCGCGACGGCGCACCCGAGCAGCGCAAGTGCCTCGAGGCGCAGGTCATGGACCTCGCGGACGACATCTCCTACTCCGTGCACGACGTCGAGGACGCCGTGGTCGGCGGGCGGTTCGACCTCGCGGTGCTCACCGTCCCGGACGAGCGCGCCCGCGTCGCCGAGTCCGTCCGCACCTGGTACGGCGACGCGATCGACGCCGCCGGCCTGGAGGCCGCGATGGACCGGCTGGTCGCCGCCGACCTGTGGCGCCCCGGGTTCGACGGCTCCCGCGGCGCGCTCGCGGCGCTCAAGGACACCACGAGCCAGCTCATCGGGCGCTTCGCGCGCGCCGCCCAGCTCGCGACGCGGGAGGTCTACGGGCCGGGCCCGCTGACCCGCTACGCCGCGGACCTCATCGTCCCCGACACGACGACGGCCGAGATCCTGGTGCTCAAGGGCCTCGCCGTGACCTACGTGATGGCGCCGCGCGAGCTCGAGCCGCTGTACCAGCGGCAGCGGGAGATCCTCGCGGACCTGGTGCACGTGCTGTCCGAGCGCGCGCCGCTCGCGCTCGAGCCCCCGTTCGCCGCGGACTGGAAGGCGGCCCCCGACGACGCCGCCCGGCTCCGCGTCGTCGTCGACCAGGTCGCCTCGCTCACCGACGTGTCCGCCGCGGCCTGGCACGCGCGCCTCGCGCCGCCCCCGCGGTACTGACGCGGCGGACGCAACCTCCGGGGCCCGTCGTGCGTGTACCTGGTGTGACAGCGACGACGACCCTCCCCGACGAGGGCAGCGGGGCGCCGGACCCGGTGACCCTGGTGCTGCCCGTGGTGCGGGCCGGCGCCGGGGAGCGCGGAGAGCGCGACGCGGAGTTCGCGGCGTTCATGGCCGACGCCGCGCCGGCGCTCGCCCGGACCGCGTGGCTCCTGTGCGGCGACGCGCACCAGGCGGACGAGCTCGTGCAGCAGGCGCTCGTGCGCACCTACCTGGCGTGGGGCCGGGCGCGGGAGCGCGACCCGCTGGCCTACGCGCGGCGCGTGCTGGCGAACCTCCGGATCGACGGGTGGCGGCGCCGGCGGCGCGAGGTGCTCGTGGAGCCGGGCGACCTGCCGCACGGGGCGGTGCCGGGCAGCGACGAGCGGCTGACCGAGCGGGACCGGCTGGTCCGGGCGCTCGCGACGCTGAGCACCCGGCAGCGCCGCGTCGTCGTCCTTAGGCACCTGGAGGGGCTGTCCGAGTCCGAGGTGGCCGACGACCTGGGCGTGTCCGTCGGCACCGTGAAGTCCACGGCCTCCCGGGCGCTCGCGCGGCTGCGCGTGACCCTGGGCGAGGCCGGCCCCACCGACGTGAGGAGCGCGCGATGACCACCGACGAGGAGTTCGCCCGCGAGCTGCGCGAGCGCGCGCTGGCCGCCGCGCCCCCGTCCGACGTCGACCTGGACGCGGTGATCCCGCGGGCCCGGCGGCGCCGCGCCCGCGGCCGGGCCGCCGGTGCGGGGGCGCTCGCGCTGGTCGCGGTGACGGGCGTGGTCGCGGCGCAGGCGTGGGCCGGGGGGCCGGGAGGCGGTGCCTCCGAGGTCGGCCCCGCGGGCACCGGCTCGCTCGGCCGCACCGCGACGGTGGCGCCGACGGACGGCGCGTCGCTCGAGGCGGAGGCCGAGGCGGCACGCCTGGCCGCCGAGGCCGCGGCGCGGGAGGCGGCGTCCGGT
This is a stretch of genomic DNA from Cellulomonas sp. ES6. It encodes these proteins:
- a CDS encoding sugar ABC transporter permease, coding for MATDQTTAVRGSRGSRTAPDAPRRLSPRRWWREVGWRHVVALVALVFAILPILYIVSSSLNPSGSLTGSNRLFGTVAADNYVDLFTDPVHPYAKWFVNTLVIAGVTAVGTVFLGACAAYAFSRFRFRGRRGGLLSLLLIQMFPQLLAYVAIFLLMVMLRDLFPAIGLGSRLGLILVYLGGALGVNTYLMYGFFNTVPRELDEAATLDGASHAQTFFTIILRLVAPILAVVGLLSFVGTFSDFLIASIVLVDPDKQTLAVGLYQYVSQRFSEYWGVFAAGAVLAAVPVILLFQFLQRYIVSGLTAGSVKG
- a CDS encoding glycoside hydrolase family 13 protein, whose product is MATTTTVPSPARRRDARPAGHLLDVPHHDGSELFAPQEVPALGDVVPVRLRVPAGTPERGVWVRTVRDAEPHIVPARLDREEGGERWYVAEVPVHNPVTSYRWLLDEPGGYRWLTGRGAFDRDVTDAGDFRLTVHPGAPAWVSDAVVYQIFPDRFARSGTERALPDWAVPAAWDEEPVGRGPVTPVQLYGGDLLGVEQRLDHLQRLGVDTVYLTPVFPSRSNHRYDASTFGHVDPLLGGDEALASLSRALHGRGMRLVGDLTTNHTGDAHEWFRRACADPGAPEREFYYWDDSERGYAAWLDVPSLPKLSYRSRELARRLVDGPDSVIARWLAEPYALDGWRIDVANMTGRFGGDDFAHAVARAVRATMAAANPDAVLVSEHFHDAGGDLTGAGWHANMNYGAFTKPVWTWLVDPATTLDFLGIPTTIPRRTGPSAVATMREFDSTVPWRVTRSQWNMLGSHDTPRLRTVVGSRELVEVAAGLLFTYPGTPALFAGDEGGLTGWNGENARVPMPWDAIEGRDPGRGPRWDAATFDVYRRLIALRRSSRALREGGLRWAVVEDDAVAYLRETADERVLVLAARAPWRGATLPGRLASGAENLYGGADLRVDADGLHLPGDGPGVQVWRLA
- a CDS encoding AAC(3) family N-acetyltransferase; amino-acid sequence: MTPDPGAGPVVTPERLVDDLRALGVRPGGVLLAHVSLSSLGRVVGGAEAVALALETALGPDGTLVVPTQSWQLCDPAYLADPGVPRAAWEAVRAALPPYDPRTTPSRSMGAVAEAVRTRPGTLRSGHPHRSFAARGPLAAEVVARHDLDDPVGEGSPLQAVHRRDGQVLLLGVDHDKNTSLHLAEARSGTASARVPNAAPLLERGRRVWVPFTEPVVDDSDFVAAGRDFAAAGGERTGAVGRATARLMDQRALVAHAAAWFARTRPARAGGADGVGPGAGRG
- a CDS encoding deoxyguanosinetriphosphate triphosphohydrolase, with the protein product MTPDQPDGYVDADRERWVAEAPKSRSRTPFERDRARLVHSSALRRLGAKTQVLGPSTDDFVRTRLTHTLEVAQVGREIGKTLGCDPDVVDTACLAHDLGHPPFGHNGERALAHLARDIGGFEGNAQTLRLLTRLEPKVVADGVAVGLNLTRASLDASVKYPWGLGEGPLSATGRPTHKFGVYADDLPVFTWLRDGAPEQRKCLEAQVMDLADDISYSVHDVEDAVVGGRFDLAVLTVPDERARVAESVRTWYGDAIDAAGLEAAMDRLVAADLWRPGFDGSRGALAALKDTTSQLIGRFARAAQLATREVYGPGPLTRYAADLIVPDTTTAEILVLKGLAVTYVMAPRELEPLYQRQREILADLVHVLSERAPLALEPPFAADWKAAPDDAARLRVVVDQVASLTDVSAAAWHARLAPPPRY
- a CDS encoding SigE family RNA polymerase sigma factor encodes the protein MTLVLPVVRAGAGERGERDAEFAAFMADAAPALARTAWLLCGDAHQADELVQQALVRTYLAWGRARERDPLAYARRVLANLRIDGWRRRRREVLVEPGDLPHGAVPGSDERLTERDRLVRALATLSTRQRRVVVLRHLEGLSESEVADDLGVSVGTVKSTASRALARLRVTLGEAGPTDVRSAR